In Zingiber officinale cultivar Zhangliang chromosome 8B, Zo_v1.1, whole genome shotgun sequence, a single genomic region encodes these proteins:
- the LOC122016365 gene encoding uncharacterized protein LOC122016365, with translation MISLQSWVAEHKLTSIGAVWASALGTSMAVARWRTPMVKTSLRLIHARMHAQALALAVLSGAALLHHYDVAGEDRRAAAMDDGEDVNTPSPFA, from the exons atgatctcCTTGCAGTCATGGGTCGCCGAGCACAAGCTCACAAGCATCG GTGCTGTTTGGGCTTCGGCGCTGGGGACGTCGATGGCGGTGGCCCGCTGGAGGACCCCCATGGTGAAGACCAGCCTCCGGCTCATCCACGCCAG GATGCACGCGCAGGCGCTGGCGCTGGCGGTGCTGTCGGGAGCGGCGCTGCTGCACCACTACGACGTCGCGGGGGAAGACCGCAGGGCGGCGGCGATGGATGATGGCGAAGATGTCAACACTCCCAGTCCATTTGCTTAG